The Neovison vison isolate M4711 chromosome 5, ASM_NN_V1, whole genome shotgun sequence genome includes a region encoding these proteins:
- the LOC122906836 gene encoding LOW QUALITY PROTEIN: olfactory receptor 139-like (The sequence of the model RefSeq protein was modified relative to this genomic sequence to represent the inferred CDS: inserted 1 base in 1 codon) — protein sequence MEPGAWGNRTTVTEFILLGLTENTRLQPILFVIFLFAYVITVGGNLSILAAIFVEPKLHTPMYYFLGNLSLLDIGCITVTVPPMLACLLDHQCRVPYAACISQLFFFHLLAGVDCHLLTAMAYDRYLAICQPLNYSTCMSREVQGTLVGICCTISFINALTHTVAISVLEFCGPNVVNHFYCDLPPLFQLSCSSTHVNGQLLFVGATFMGVFPMILISVSYAHVTAAVLRIRSVEGRKKAFSTCGSHLTXVCIFYGTSFFSYMRLGSVSASDKDKGIGILNTILSPMLNPVIYSLRNPDVQGALKRVLTGKRPPE from the exons ATGGAGCCAGGTGCTTGGGGGAACAGGACAACTGTCACTGAGTTCATCCTCCTTGGCCTGACAGAAAACACAAGACTGCAACCCATCCTTTTTGTCATCTTCCTCTTTGCCTATGTAATCACTGTTGGAGGCAACCTCAGTATCCTGGCTGCCATCTTTGTGGAGCCCAAACTCCACACGCCCATGTACTACTTCCTGGGGAATCTGTCTCTGCTAGATATCGGATGCATCACTGTCACTGTCCCTCCGATGCTGGCATGTCTCCTGGACCACCAGTGCAGAGTCCCCTATGCTGCCTGCATTTCACAGCTCTTCTTTTTCCATCTCCTGGCTGGTGTGGACTGTCATCTCCTGACAgccatggcctatgaccgctaccTGGCCATCTGTCAACCCCTCAACTACAGCACCTGCATGAGCCGTGAAGTCCAAGGAACGCTGGTGGGCATTTGCTGCACCATTTCCTTTATCAATGCTCTGACTCACACCGTGGCTATATCTGTGCTTGAATTCTGTGGCCCTAATGTGGTCAATCACTTCTACTGCGACCTCCCACCCCTTTTCCAGCTCTCCTGCTCCAGCACCCACGTCAATGGGCAGCTGCTTTTCGTGGGGGCCACTTTCATGGGGGTGTTCCCCATGATCCTCATTTCAGTGTCCTATGCCCATGTCACCGCTGCAGTGCTAAGAATCCGTTcagtggaggggaggaagaaggcctTCTCCACATGTGGTTCCCACCTCA TAGTCTGTATCTTCTATGGAACTAGCTTCTTCAGTTATATGCGTCTGGGCTCGGTGTCAGCATCAGATAAGGACAAGGGGATTGGGATCCTCAACACTATCCTTAGCCCCATGCTGAACCCGGTCATCTATAGCCTCCGGAACCCGGATGTGCAGGGTGCCCTGAAAAGGGTGTTGACGGGGAAGCGACCACCTGAATGA